The following are from one region of the Lacinutrix sp. Bg11-31 genome:
- a CDS encoding cold-shock protein — MSKGTVKFFNDAKGFGFITEEGVDKDHFVHISGLIDEIREGDQVEFDLQEGNKGLNAVNVKVI; from the coding sequence ATGAGTAAAGGAACAGTTAAATTTTTCAACGACGCTAAAGGATTTGGATTCATCACAGAAGAAGGTGTTGATAAAGATCATTTTGTACACATTTCTGGATTAATCGATGAGATTAGAGAAGGTGACCAAGTTGAATTCGATTTACAAGAAGGAAACAAAGGATTAAACGCGGTTAACGTAAAAGTTATCTAA